The genomic segment ATATGGCTGTGTCGTGACGTCCAACCCGGCCTAAGCTTGGGTGCCAATGACTCAAGTAAGATCTGAACATGTGGATCCAGTGAGATGTTCCGCAGAAGCAGCCGCAGCCTTCGCTGAGGTATTGACGGTGGGAGATTGCATGAGAAGATGATGAGGGGGACGACTCAATTGCTTTACATGTGCTTGAACTTCTCTTACTATGTAGGTATTCGTGGACCGTACCTACCTAAGTAAGCAGGTAAGGTACCATGCGATGTACGAAGGGGAGACCCCTCATGCCCAAGACAAGGTAAAATAGCTTCATACCTGAGGCAGCAGATATTTCCCCTCTTCTCCATTGGATTCTGCCATCTTCTCCCCTCCGAGGCAGAAGCATTGAGGGAAGGTAGTCAGCAAGCACCTTCCCAAGCTGTACGGAGTAAGTACGGATTCAGACACAATGTGTTTGTTTATATCTACTACGTAATAGAAGGTATCTATACGGGACACACATTGTTTCTCTTCGCCGCCGCCATGTGCCAGTACCAcctggaaaaaaaaaaaaaaaaaaaaaaaaaaaaaactttgCGCCCAACGGTAAAGAAACAGCAGTACGGAGTAATTAGCAGCCATTGAGAGGCCCCCACGTCTTTGGCAGGAAAATCCTTGACGGGCTCGTTGATCAATGGTCACACAATGACAGGTCCCTGAGCGCCCAAAGTGTGACCTCAGGCCATGCAGAGGTATCTTTGTGCACTGTGGCCTGCTAGATAGTACATCCATGGGGATGCCGCCACTACACCCAATTAGAATAGCTTGAGTGGGCCCAACGGCCGGGCTGCCAATAATTTGGAGGGTCCAAAGCAGGGGTCCAGCCACTTAGAAAGCAGGTCGCTCATTTCTATCACCACATGAACGAGTGAAGCAGCAGGTGCAAAACCAGTGACCCACGATAACGGCCCAAAAAAATACAGAAAGAGCGATTGCCAtgtagaaaaaaaaaagagcacCCTGGCCAGGCAGGTGCTATGCTGTGCAGAAAATCCCCTTGACCGCCTTTCTTTGTTTACCTTGCCTCACCTTTTACTGACAATTCCCTCCCGGTCCTACTATCCCgtactcctcctcctcctactCCTCACCGTTGCCTCACTCCCCAAGGAAACCTCGAGGAAAGTCGACTCACCGACGTTCATGGGTCTTGCCTGCACTGCGCCTTTCCCCCAAAATCTTTACCCATTAACCAATCTTATCCCATCAACTGCCCTGCCCGCCTCTCTACCTTCCCTCGACTGAACCGACAACAGGCCCCCCTTCCCCTTAGTTCAGTCTGACGAGAATTCTCCATCATGGGCAACGTTGTCTCAGTCTTCTCACCAAGCAACGGTCACCAGCTTGAGGGCTCTGCTGCAGAGCTCGAGCAGAAGCTTGCCGACCGTGAGGAGACCATCACTGTCCTCGAGGAGGATCTTtccaagaaggagaagcagTACACCTCCCTTTCCGAGGAGGCCGAAGACTTGCGCAAAAAGATTCAGGAGCTCGATGCCCAATTGACATCAACCAAGCAAGAGAACAAATCTCGCATCGCCACTCTCGAGTCCGAGCTTGCCACCAGCAACGACAAGATCAACCACCACCTTCAGGCCAACGGCGACGCCAACACCCAGCGCGCCCAGGAGCTCGACAACGCGAACAAGAAGCTTGCCGCTCTCCAGGAGCAGCTCGATAAGGTTCagcaggagaagaaggctCTTGAGGATGATCTTGCCGCCGTGAAGGAGCAGCTGGCCGAGGCCAAGAAGGAGCGCGAGACCCTCGAAGTCTCCCTCCGCGACGAGCTGAAGGCCCTCCAGGAGCGCCTGACCGATGCCGACCAGGCCCGATTCACCTTGCAGGAGACCCTCGACAAGATCAAGGCCGAGGCCGAGTCCGCGAATAAGTCCCTCGGCGAAAAGGTTGCTGCCGTTACCACCCTCGAGGGCAAACTTTCCGACCTCGAAGGCCAGCACTCCAAGCTCAAGTCCGACACCGAAGCCGAGCTCGCCACCGCCGGCAGCAAATACACCGCCCTTCAGGAGGCTCTCGACAAGCTCAAGGCCGACACCGATTCCGATCTCGCCGCTGCCAAGAAGGAGTTGAGCGATGCCCAAGAAAAGTTCACCGCTCTCCAGAAAACCCACGACGATCTCCAGAGCGGTTCCAGCGCCAACGTATCTGCCGCCCAGAAGGACCTCACCGATGCCCAAGAAAAGCTTGTCGCTCTCCAGTTGACCCTTGACCAACGTAAGACGGAAGCTGATGCGGACCTCGAGGCCGCCAAGAAGGAGCTGCTCGACGCCCAGACAAAGTTTGTCGAGCTCGAGGATAACCACAACAAGCTCAAGATCGGTTCCGAGGAGCAGGTCGCTGCCACCAAGAAGGAGCTCGCCGAAGCGAAGGACAAGGTTGCCAGCCTTCAACAGACCCTCGATGGCCTCAAGTCCGACTCCGCATCCGTCTTGTCGTCCACCCAGAAGGAGCTTGCCGACGCCCAGGAGAAGCTTACTGCTCTCCAGCAAACCAACGACAAGATCAAGGCTGAGGCGGATGCAGACTTGGCGACTGCCAAGAGCTCCCTCGCTCAAAGCGAAGACAAGTACGCGAAGCTGCAGGAGTCGAGCGCGGCGGAGCTCGAGTCAGCCAAGAAGAGTGTTGCCGAGTGGGAGGACAAATACAACAAGCTGGAGCAGTCGCACAAGGATGCTCAGTCTGCCTCTGGTACCGAGCTTGAGTCTGCAAAGAAGTCTCTGGCTGAGTCCGAAGAGAAGTACACCAAGTTACAGGAGATTCATGACGCCGAACTGGCGGCTGCCAAGAAGGGCGTTTCCGAATGGGAGGAAAAGTACAGTGGCTTGGAAAAGACTCAGAAGGAAACGCAATCCGCTGCCACCGCAGAGTTGGAATCCGTGAAGAAGAGCTTAGCCGAGTCCGAGGAAAAGTACAAGACGCTGCAGGAGGCGCAAGCACAGACCCAGTCGGAATCCAGCGCAGAGTTGCAGGCTACCAAGAAGAGTGTTGCAGAGTGGGAAGAGAAGTTCAACGCTCTCAAGCAGACACAGGAGAAAGCCCAGTCTGAAAGCAGCGCTGAAGTTGACGCCGCCAAGAAGACTGCTGCCGAGTGGGAGGAGAAGTACACCACCTTGCAGCAGGCCCAGGAGAAGGCTGCGTCTGACTTCAGTGCCGAGATTGATGCCGCGAAGAAGAGCGTGACGGAGTGGGAGGAGAAGTTCAACGTCCTCAAGCAAGCACAGGAGAAGGCCCAAGCCGAGTCTAGCGCTGAAGTCGAGGCCGCGAAGAAGAGCGTTGCGGAGTGGGAGGAGAAGTACAAGGTTCTCCAGGAGTCGCACGACAAGGCACAATCCGATGCTAGATCTGAGCTCGCCTCCATCAGGCAGAGCCTGGCCGATGCCGAGACCAAGCACAAGTCAGAGCAGGAGTCCCACGAGAAGGCCAAGGCCGATACTGAGGCGGAGCACACTACCACAAAGAAGTCTCTCTCTGATCTCGAAGAGCAGCATGCCGCTCTGCAGCAAACCCACGACAAGACGAAGACCGAGTCAGCCGAGGAGTCCTCGCGTTTGAGCAAGGAGCTGGCGGACTTGCAGAGCAAGTATGCTGACCTTGAGAAGTCTAGCGAGAGCGTCAAGAAGGACGCATCTACTGAGTTGGAGAGCGCTAAGAGGGAAGCTGCCAGCTGGCAGGAGAAGGCCGAGAAGTCGACCTCTGCTGTTGACTCATTGACGAAGGACCTCGAGGACTCCAAGAAGGATCTGGCTGCCGCCGAGGCGAAGCACGCCGCCGAACTGCAGAAGCTGCGTGAGGAGCTCACAAAGGCTGCTAGCGTTAATGGCGACAAGCCCGCCGCCGAGCCTGCAGTGGAGGAAGCCAAGCCCAAGGAGGAGGCTGTTGCTGCATAAGTGTTACTGGAATTCCATTGATGACTGGGAAGATCTGTGTACAAAGGTGAAGGGCGAAGTCGACCAGGCCCCAGGGGAAGGACATACACCAAACCGAGATACCAAACAAGAGTGCCACGAAGTTgtacttaataaactaatccCCCATGAACTAGATACGAATCATGACACGTGAATTGACTTACTTTACCTCTTCAATGACCATACGATCCGATGCGCAAAAGACCCGCGATGTTCGTAATAGTGTGCCAGATCTATCTTCACCATGCTCTTGTGTCCTTAACACATTTCCACCTCAGACTACCTCGCAAACAACTGAGCAAATGACAAGATCTACTGCTCAATTCCACCTTTCATCCAAGTGAGTCTCAAGCATCACAATCGTAATTATTGAAGGTATGAACACTGGCATTGGGCATCGTTTTCGTCACTCGTCTCCGCCGAATAGACACTGGCTGTCACTGCTATACGTTTTCAAGACTGAAAGGTTCAATTCCATCTGATTGCCTCCTCCTAGGCATTTCGATCGGTGCTTGCTTGTAGGCTTACGGCAGCTCGAATATCCGCGAGTCGGAAGGAACAGAACTTGGGCCCTCCTTCCCCCGGTTAGTCATAGAAGACGCCTCATCAATGAAGTCTCTCTGATTACTTAGACGTTGATAGCTGGTGAATTGATCCAAGCTTGGAATCGAACCCAGCATCTCGAAAACTTGAACTTGCTCAGACTCTCGCTGGGGTACTACATTATCCTGGAATTGTGATACATGGCTATCCCGCAGAGAATTGATAGAAATAGCCTGCGAAAGCGGATGAGGAGCCCTCTCTTGGGCGTAACAAGCGAGATGGGCCCGTGACGGCAATGATTGCTGTTCGTGCGTAAAGTCTGTATTGAATGCCTGGTCTTGTAGCCGACGAGGCTGAGATGGAGAGTTGAGATGACTGGTGACATCCTCGTTGCGATATATGGGACTATATGCGCGAAAACGGCCATTTGAGACGGCGTTTTGATCATCCTTAGCATCTAGAGGAAAGGAAGCAGGATATGCAACTTTGGGGTTCTTTCCTACATCTGGCGATGATGACGCATCTGGAGGGTTGGACTGGTGGGGGCCTTTACGTCTGTGTCGACCTAGTTGTGAAAACGATGGCGACGACCACGAGCGGAACTGACGTGCTGAAGATGAGATAGGCGCGGAAGCCGAAGAGGGAGATGAAGTGCTTCGTGGTGATGTTAAGTCCTGAATCATGCCCGGAACAGGCGGACTGTCAAGGTTCCGATGATCGAACTCCTCAGATTGATGTTGTTTACGGAATGACGGCGGTCGTTGCCTCTGGGCTGTATTTTCTAAAGACATTGCCGAGGTGGATCGAACTACCAATGTGGCCTCCGAGTTGGAAAGCCCGGGTGTTCCACGCATAGACGACAAGGAAGACACCACGGAGGCTGGTCGATGGAGATGCTCAGCACCAGGAGACCACGGTGACATGGATGTAGATGCGCTCGACACAGATGGCGTTGATGATAAAAGTGGTGTCATGTTCGCATAATCTCCGAACAAAAGAGAAATTCCGTCTCCATCAGATAAATCTAGGACTTCGCCTCCTGTTTCCTCATATCCAAGTATACTCGGCGCATCTTGATGTTGGTCGAGGAGGTGCTCGGGTATGTCAATCTTCGACAAAGAGGAAGAAAGGAAGTCGGAAGGGAGTTTAGGACAATCTGTAGGTACAGGCAGAGGAGATAGAGCCGAGTACACAGTAGAAGGGCCGGAGGATAAAGCAAAGAAGGCCTGACTTGTTATTGAATCGGCTGGTTGACGCTGCTCGGGGGGGTTGATATCGCTTGAGTAGGCCGGTAATGAGGTCACGGATCCTGAGCCAACGTCAACATACATGGTGGATTAAGTTCACAAAGGGGTACAGTGGGTACGGTACCTGAGGTATTGGCCTTCCCGATCAAGTCCTCCAAGAGTGCAACGTTGTCAAACAACATCGTCGGTTTCTTGGAGGCATCATCATCGCCATTACCGCGTTCCGGGGTTGGCGCAAGCAGCGCAATCTGTCGCAGGAAATTCAATTCTGCGAGAACGGAAGCATGATGACGACTGATGACCGGTCTTTGTGCTTTGAACTGTGCGGAGTCGAAAAGAATCCAGGACAGCCTACTCCTGAAGGGGGTCCTTCCATTGTTCAGCTGAGGGCGACTTTTTTCCACGATCTCACAGACCTCGACCGCCCTTGTGTGTTGTTTCGACGATGCTGTTGACACGCTCAAGGACTTTGGGGCG from the Colletotrichum lupini chromosome 3, complete sequence genome contains:
- a CDS encoding adventurous gliding protein Z; the protein is MGNVVSVFSPSNGHQLEGSAAELEQKLADREETITVLEEDLSKKEKQYTSLSEEAEDLRKKIQELDAQLTSTKQENKSRIATLESELATSNDKINHHLQANGDANTQRAQELDNANKKLAALQEQLDKVQQEKKALEDDLAAVKEQLAEAKKERETLEVSLRDELKALQERLTDADQARFTLQETLDKIKAEAESANKSLGEKVAAVTTLEGKLSDLEGQHSKLKSDTEAELATAGSKYTALQEALDKLKADTDSDLAAAKKELSDAQEKFTALQKTHDDLQSGSSANVSAAQKDLTDAQEKLVALQLTLDQRKTEADADLEAAKKELLDAQTKFVELEDNHNKLKIGSEEQVAATKKELAEAKDKVASLQQTLDGLKSDSASVLSSTQKELADAQEKLTALQQTNDKIKAEADADLATAKSSLAQSEDKYAKLQESSAAELESAKKSVAEWEDKYNKLEQSHKDAQSASGTELESAKKSLAESEEKYTKLQEIHDAELAAAKKGVSEWEEKYSGLEKTQKETQSAATAELESVKKSLAESEEKYKTLQEAQAQTQSESSAELQATKKSVAEWEEKFNALKQTQEKAQSESSAEVDAAKKTAAEWEEKYTTLQQAQEKAASDFSAEIDAAKKSVTEWEEKFNVLKQAQEKAQAESSAEVEAAKKSVAEWEEKYKVLQESHDKAQSDARSELASIRQSLADAETKHKSEQESHEKAKADTEAEHTTTKKSLSDLEEQHAALQQTHDKTKTESAEESSRLSKELADLQSKYADLEKSSESVKKDASTELESAKREAASWQEKAEKSTSAVDSLTKDLEDSKKDLAAAEAKHAAELQKLREELTKAASVNGDKPAAEPAVEEAKPKEEAVAA